In Archocentrus centrarchus isolate MPI-CPG fArcCen1 chromosome 16, fArcCen1, whole genome shotgun sequence, a single window of DNA contains:
- the prelid3a gene encoding PRELI domain containing protein 3A isoform X2, whose translation MKIWSTEHVFSYPWETVIKAAMRKYPNPMNPNVIGVDVLDRSLDAAGRLHSHRLLSTEWGLPAIVRAILGTNQTQTYVKEHSIVDPEEKKMELCSTNITLTNLISVDERLLYRPHPENPEVTVLTQEAIITVKGVSLSSYLEAMMARRMSANARKELKYTVVTTFLGCTS comes from the exons ATGAAGATTTGGAGCACGGAGCATGTTTTCAG TTACCCCTGGGAGACAGTGATCAAGGCAGCTATGAGGAAGTACCCCAACCCCATGAACCCCAATGTGATCGGGGTAGATGTGCTGGACCGCAGTCTGGATGCAGCCGGGCGCCTTCACAGCCACAGACTCCTCAGCACAGAGTGGGGCCTGCCGGCTATCGTAAGAGCG ATACTGGGAACCAACCAGACACAGACCTACGTGAAGGAACACTCCATAGTTGATCCAGAGGAGAAAAAGATGGAGTTATGCTCAACAAAT ATCACTCTCACTAACCTCATATCTGTGGATGAGAGGCTTCTTTACAGACCGCACCCAGAGAACCCTGAGGT GACTGTCCTCACCCAGGAAGCCATCATTACAGTTAAGGGAGTGAGTCTGAGCAGTTACCTGGAGGCCATGATGGCTAGGAGAATGTCAGCTAATGCCAGGAAG GAGCTGAAGTATACAGTGGTGACTACTTTCCTTGGCTGCACCTCATAA
- the prelid3a gene encoding PRELI domain containing protein 3A isoform X1: MKIWSTEHVFSYPWETVIKAAMRKYPNPMNPNVIGVDVLDRSLDAAGRLHSHRLLSTEWGLPAIVRAILGTNQTQTYVKEHSIVDPEEKKMELCSTNITLTNLISVDERLLYRPHPENPEVTVLTQEAIITVKGVSLSSYLEAMMARRMSANARKGWDAIEWIIQNSERENVPLCDIY, translated from the exons ATGAAGATTTGGAGCACGGAGCATGTTTTCAG TTACCCCTGGGAGACAGTGATCAAGGCAGCTATGAGGAAGTACCCCAACCCCATGAACCCCAATGTGATCGGGGTAGATGTGCTGGACCGCAGTCTGGATGCAGCCGGGCGCCTTCACAGCCACAGACTCCTCAGCACAGAGTGGGGCCTGCCGGCTATCGTAAGAGCG ATACTGGGAACCAACCAGACACAGACCTACGTGAAGGAACACTCCATAGTTGATCCAGAGGAGAAAAAGATGGAGTTATGCTCAACAAAT ATCACTCTCACTAACCTCATATCTGTGGATGAGAGGCTTCTTTACAGACCGCACCCAGAGAACCCTGAGGT GACTGTCCTCACCCAGGAAGCCATCATTACAGTTAAGGGAGTGAGTCTGAGCAGTTACCTGGAGGCCATGATGGCTAGGAGAATGTCAGCTAATGCCAGGAAG GGTTGGGATGCTATTGAGTGGATTATTCAGAACTCTGAAAGAGAAAACGTACCTCTCTGTGACATTTACTAA